One window of Arthrobacter oryzae genomic DNA carries:
- a CDS encoding CoA-transferase subunit beta — protein sequence MTSLAADIGISATELLTVVASRELAGRHTVFAGIGLPTLAVSLASLTAAPDLEIVYESGVCGAHPSHLPETIADAVLITGAEAVLSMPVLFGYVLQGGHIDVGFLGAAQIDRWGNLNSSVIGPWEKPKVRLPGSGGAVEVAANSKEVFVVMRRHDSRTFVEQLDFCTSPGPDRALAEGGRVRGAGVTKVITELGILTRSGVHDELKLTAVHEGISVDQVRENTGWDLKVSDDLRVTPQPTADELRLLRTEIDPRRVYLR from the coding sequence ATGACTTCATTGGCCGCAGACATAGGCATCAGCGCTACGGAGTTGCTCACCGTAGTCGCGTCCCGCGAGCTTGCAGGACGACACACCGTCTTCGCTGGAATCGGGCTGCCAACCCTGGCCGTTTCGCTAGCGAGCCTGACAGCTGCCCCGGACCTGGAAATCGTGTACGAGTCCGGCGTCTGTGGCGCCCATCCTTCCCACCTTCCCGAGACCATTGCGGACGCCGTCCTCATCACCGGAGCAGAGGCGGTTCTTTCCATGCCGGTCCTATTCGGCTACGTCCTTCAGGGCGGTCACATAGACGTTGGATTCCTTGGCGCGGCCCAGATCGACAGGTGGGGCAACCTGAATTCCTCGGTGATTGGCCCCTGGGAGAAACCGAAGGTGAGGTTACCCGGATCAGGGGGAGCAGTGGAAGTGGCGGCCAACTCGAAGGAAGTATTTGTGGTGATGCGCCGCCACGATTCCCGCACATTTGTGGAGCAACTGGACTTCTGCACCTCTCCCGGACCCGACCGTGCGCTTGCTGAGGGCGGCAGGGTCAGGGGAGCAGGGGTGACCAAGGTCATCACCGAACTCGGAATCCTCACCCGGTCCGGCGTCCATGACGAGCTAAAGCTGACGGCCGTCCACGAAGGCATCTCAGTTGACCAGGTCCGCGAAAATACCGGTTGGGACCTTAAGGTGTCCGACGACCTTAGGGTCACCCCGCAACCCACAGCCGATGAGCTGCGGCTGTTGCGTACCGAGATCGACCCCCGCAGGGTCTACCTGCGCTGA
- a CDS encoding mandelate racemase/muconate lactonizing enzyme family protein encodes MKIERIEAIPYEIPYLRPLKFASGEVTTADHVLLRIHTDTGIIGQADIPPRPYTYGETQASIVAVINTIFAPALTGLDPFRRQVVQQILRRTVHNNTAKGGIDIALWDIIGQATGNSVWSLLGGFAPSMRVSHMLGFKEPEVLLEEAQRFGTNYGITTFKLKVGRRPLALDIEACRVLREGLGDDVEIYLDANRGWTANEALEVLHRTEGLGLSFLEEPCDAKEAMGRRRLVEQSTIPIVGDESVPTAGDVSRELLSGGCNAICIKTARSGFTEAQEILGLTTGLGVDVYMGNQIDTQIGTVATVVFGAAHEATSRRAGELSNFLDMADDLLAEPLIIERGRIAVPEGPGVGVKIDEEKLSFYRVDGATSSSRNNS; translated from the coding sequence ATGAAGATTGAACGCATTGAAGCAATTCCCTACGAGATCCCTTACCTCAGGCCGCTCAAGTTTGCCAGCGGCGAAGTCACCACGGCCGACCACGTACTGCTGAGGATCCACACCGACACCGGGATCATCGGCCAGGCCGACATTCCGCCACGTCCGTACACCTACGGTGAGACGCAAGCCTCCATCGTCGCCGTCATCAACACGATCTTCGCCCCTGCGCTGACGGGACTGGACCCCTTCCGCCGCCAGGTTGTCCAGCAGATTCTCCGCCGTACCGTCCACAACAACACGGCCAAGGGCGGAATCGACATCGCCTTGTGGGACATCATTGGCCAGGCAACCGGTAATTCGGTCTGGAGCCTCCTCGGTGGCTTTGCCCCCTCGATGCGTGTAAGTCACATGCTCGGGTTCAAGGAACCCGAGGTTCTCCTCGAGGAAGCACAGCGCTTTGGCACCAATTACGGGATCACCACCTTCAAGCTCAAGGTGGGCCGACGTCCGCTCGCGCTGGACATCGAAGCCTGCCGTGTCCTCCGCGAGGGCCTGGGAGATGACGTGGAAATCTACCTGGATGCCAACCGCGGCTGGACCGCCAATGAAGCGCTCGAAGTTCTCCACCGTACCGAAGGCCTCGGACTGAGCTTCCTGGAAGAGCCATGTGACGCAAAGGAAGCAATGGGCAGGCGGCGCCTGGTTGAACAATCCACGATTCCCATTGTCGGCGACGAGAGCGTGCCCACCGCCGGGGATGTCTCCCGCGAGCTGCTTTCAGGCGGATGCAATGCCATCTGTATCAAAACCGCCCGCAGCGGATTTACCGAGGCCCAGGAAATCCTCGGCCTGACCACAGGCCTGGGCGTTGACGTCTACATGGGCAATCAGATAGACACGCAGATTGGCACCGTCGCCACGGTCGTGTTCGGGGCCGCCCACGAGGCCACGAGCCGCCGGGCGGGTGAACTGTCGAATTTCCTGGACATGGCCGATGACCTCCTCGCGGAGCCGCTGATCATCGAAAGAGGCCGCATCGCAGTTCCCGAAGGTCCCGGAGTAGGAGTGAAGATCGATGAGGAAAAGCTCTCTTTCTACCGGGTTGACGGGGCTACGTCCTCCTCACGGAACAATTCCTAG
- a CDS encoding zinc-dependent alcohol dehydrogenase translates to MRAVVKARPERGAEFVAAYPEPRVSPGEVKIQIAAASVCGTDRELYEYSPMARAFNLNIPVVLGHECAGTVIEVGSGVDSLREGDRVALESHVACWDCYPCRTGNAHNCLNMELLGLHLDGGFAERLVVPATACFRLPEDFPLEQAALLEPAGVAMHAIQRSKIDLSGADVVISGGGPVGLFIAAIARAVGAGNVVVVEPNAYRRGLIEELGATPLAPADDVIGICRSLSGAKFGFDVAFEASGAPAALPPLLEAVRKEATVVAVGIPGRPLELDVAAYLIKKGLTFTGSFGRALWGTWEKIAELVASDKLDLSKFVTHRLPLSALDEAIELLSQESCKVLLIPDLPDRTETSSKGEA, encoded by the coding sequence ATGCGTGCCGTGGTAAAAGCGAGACCGGAACGTGGTGCCGAATTCGTGGCCGCCTATCCGGAACCCCGGGTTTCCCCCGGCGAGGTAAAGATTCAAATAGCCGCAGCCTCGGTCTGCGGAACCGACCGCGAACTCTACGAATACTCGCCCATGGCTCGGGCGTTCAACCTTAACATCCCCGTAGTGCTGGGGCACGAGTGCGCCGGCACTGTTATTGAAGTCGGCTCGGGCGTTGACTCCCTCCGCGAGGGAGACAGAGTGGCGCTCGAATCCCACGTCGCTTGCTGGGACTGCTATCCCTGCCGTACCGGGAACGCCCACAACTGCTTGAACATGGAACTGCTCGGTCTGCACCTTGATGGCGGTTTCGCCGAACGGCTCGTCGTCCCGGCCACAGCGTGCTTCAGGCTGCCCGAGGACTTTCCCCTTGAGCAGGCCGCCCTCCTGGAGCCCGCCGGGGTTGCGATGCACGCCATCCAACGATCCAAGATTGACCTTTCCGGGGCTGACGTGGTGATCAGCGGTGGAGGTCCGGTGGGCCTGTTTATCGCTGCGATTGCCCGCGCCGTGGGTGCCGGCAACGTGGTGGTTGTTGAACCCAATGCTTACCGCAGAGGTCTTATCGAAGAGCTCGGTGCAACACCCCTGGCCCCCGCAGACGACGTTATAGGAATCTGCCGAAGCCTCTCCGGGGCAAAGTTCGGTTTTGATGTCGCCTTCGAGGCTTCGGGCGCACCGGCCGCCCTGCCGCCGCTTCTTGAAGCCGTCCGCAAGGAGGCGACGGTAGTCGCCGTGGGAATTCCCGGCCGGCCCCTCGAATTGGACGTCGCCGCGTACCTGATAAAGAAAGGACTTACCTTCACCGGCAGCTTCGGGCGCGCTCTTTGGGGGACGTGGGAGAAGATCGCTGAGCTTGTCGCCAGCGACAAACTGGATCTGTCCAAGTTCGTCACCCACCGACTTCCGTTGTCAGCTCTGGACGAGGCGATCGAACTCCTCTCCCAGGAGTCCTGCAAGGTCCTGCTTATTCCGGACCTTCCCGACCGGACCGAGACGTCATCCAAGGGCGAGGCGTGA
- a CDS encoding cyclase family protein, whose protein sequence is MNRHDGLPSYDELLARTDAPPGSSWGIFGENDDLGTLNFLTPERRIRGAGLVRSGQTCSLDLPLDAFPRPLISHRGSLQHTVFGLNEFHRDDKIDNLFPQATSQIDGLRHFGHPDYGFYNGADAGKLVAGDPTLGIQRYAEHGIVGRGLLLDVGRYLEHIGDAIDYSQPRSIPVRVLEETARHQGVEIEPGDILMLRFGWLGHRLKQLSQDAETGSDTLSGAPLVSVGLEQSNDTAAWLWDHRVALAAADNVALEVWPATASKVSVRADTQGTLPASSHTGMLHRILIPLLGLAIGELWQLDELAEICHADGRYDCMVVAAPLRLPGGVGSPSNAVAIR, encoded by the coding sequence GTGAACCGCCACGACGGACTTCCCAGCTATGACGAATTGCTGGCCCGCACTGATGCGCCGCCGGGCAGCAGCTGGGGGATATTCGGCGAGAACGACGACCTCGGTACCCTTAATTTCCTTACCCCGGAACGCCGTATCCGTGGGGCCGGCCTTGTCCGCAGCGGTCAGACCTGTTCCCTTGATCTTCCCCTGGACGCCTTCCCACGGCCGCTCATATCCCACCGGGGATCCCTGCAGCACACAGTCTTTGGACTGAACGAATTTCATCGCGACGACAAGATCGACAATCTCTTTCCGCAGGCCACGAGCCAGATTGACGGTCTCCGCCACTTCGGCCACCCGGACTACGGATTTTACAACGGTGCCGACGCGGGGAAACTGGTCGCCGGTGATCCAACACTGGGAATCCAGCGCTATGCCGAACACGGCATAGTGGGCAGGGGACTGCTGCTCGATGTCGGGCGTTACCTGGAGCACATCGGTGACGCCATTGACTATTCCCAGCCACGGTCCATCCCGGTCCGCGTGCTCGAGGAAACAGCCCGGCACCAAGGCGTTGAGATCGAACCCGGCGATATTCTCATGCTGCGTTTCGGCTGGCTGGGGCACCGCCTGAAACAGCTGAGCCAGGACGCAGAGACAGGTTCGGACACATTGTCCGGTGCACCGTTGGTCTCCGTGGGCCTGGAGCAGAGCAATGATACGGCTGCCTGGCTCTGGGACCACCGCGTGGCACTCGCGGCAGCCGACAACGTTGCACTGGAAGTATGGCCCGCAACCGCGTCGAAGGTCAGTGTCCGCGCCGACACCCAGGGGACGCTTCCGGCCTCGTCCCATACCGGCATGCTGCACCGAATCCTCATCCCTCTTCTAGGGCTCGCCATCGGCGAGCTATGGCAGCTGGACGAGCTCGCCGAGATCTGCCACGCCGACGGACGGTACGACTGCATGGTTGTCGCTGCTCCGCTCAGGCTCCCCGGCGGCGTCGGTTCGCCGTCCAACGCCGTCGCAATCCGCTGA
- the fabG gene encoding 3-oxoacyl-ACP reductase FabG encodes MELLKNRTAVITGGANGLGLATAVAFAREGANVVIGDLDAEQAAKAAAGLGIGNRAMGIGCNVTSAEDIDALAGAARDTFGALDVWVNNAGFTRDATMRKMSEDDFDAVISVHLKGAWLGTRAAAGIMRHQPHGGSIINVSSISGKVGNPGQTNYSAAKAGIVGLTKAAAKEVGFANVRVNAVQPGIIRTALIDSMKPEVLQARLSEVPLARFGEPEEVASVILFLASELSSYMTGTVLEIAGGRNI; translated from the coding sequence GTGGAACTGCTGAAGAACCGCACAGCCGTGATAACCGGCGGCGCAAACGGCCTCGGCCTGGCCACCGCGGTGGCATTCGCCCGAGAAGGAGCCAACGTGGTCATCGGCGACCTGGACGCCGAGCAGGCCGCCAAGGCAGCGGCAGGCCTGGGCATTGGCAACCGGGCAATGGGGATTGGCTGCAACGTGACGTCCGCCGAGGATATCGATGCCTTGGCCGGTGCGGCACGTGATACCTTCGGGGCGCTCGATGTGTGGGTCAACAATGCAGGGTTCACGCGCGATGCCACCATGCGCAAGATGTCTGAAGACGATTTCGACGCCGTCATTTCAGTCCATCTTAAGGGCGCCTGGCTCGGCACCCGCGCCGCGGCCGGCATCATGCGTCACCAGCCGCACGGCGGATCGATAATCAACGTGTCCTCAATCTCCGGCAAGGTCGGGAATCCGGGCCAGACCAACTACAGCGCGGCCAAGGCCGGCATCGTGGGCCTGACCAAGGCGGCCGCCAAGGAGGTCGGCTTCGCCAATGTCCGGGTCAACGCCGTCCAGCCGGGAATCATCCGTACCGCCTTGATCGATTCAATGAAACCGGAAGTCCTTCAAGCCCGCCTGTCCGAGGTGCCGCTCGCACGCTTTGGGGAACCTGAGGAAGTGGCCTCGGTGATCCTCTTCCTCGCCAGTGAGCTCTCCAGCTATATGACGGGCACGGTGTTGGAGATCGCCGGCGGGCGGAATATCTGA
- a CDS encoding thiolase family protein yields MNQAYVYDAVRTPFGKFGSGLAGVRPDDLAAHVIGEIVRRAPKLDVERIDEVVFGNANGAGEENRNVARMGTLLAGLPVSIPGTTVNRLCGSSLDAAIIASRQVNAGDAELMLIGGAESMSRAPWVLPKTEKPYPAGDLNLASTTLGWRLVNKAMPKDWTISLGEATERLAGKYGVTREAQDEFSANSHNLAAAAWDEGFYDNLVAPVPGTDLVRDEGIRAGSSAEKLAGLKTVFRTENGTVTAGNASPLSDGASAAWIGSENAAGILGLEPLARIAGRGAHANDPQYFGYAPVEAANKALAKAGISWEQVGAVELNEAFAAQSLACINAWGIDPSIVNRHGGAIAMGHPLGASGGRILGTLARSLQASGERWGVAAICIGVGQGLAVVLENVTN; encoded by the coding sequence GTGAACCAGGCTTATGTGTACGATGCCGTGCGCACCCCGTTTGGTAAGTTCGGCTCCGGCCTTGCCGGTGTGCGCCCGGATGACCTTGCGGCGCATGTGATCGGTGAGATCGTTCGGCGCGCTCCGAAGCTGGATGTGGAGCGGATCGATGAGGTGGTGTTCGGCAACGCCAACGGCGCCGGCGAGGAGAACCGGAACGTCGCCCGGATGGGCACCCTGCTGGCCGGGCTCCCGGTCTCGATCCCGGGCACCACGGTCAATCGGCTGTGCGGCTCGTCCCTGGACGCGGCGATCATCGCCTCGCGCCAGGTCAACGCCGGGGACGCGGAGCTGATGCTGATCGGCGGGGCCGAGTCGATGTCGAGGGCTCCGTGGGTGCTGCCGAAGACGGAGAAGCCCTACCCGGCCGGTGACTTGAACCTGGCCTCGACCACGCTGGGCTGGCGGCTGGTGAACAAGGCGATGCCGAAGGACTGGACCATCTCCCTGGGCGAGGCCACCGAGCGGCTGGCCGGGAAGTACGGGGTGACCCGCGAGGCGCAGGATGAGTTTTCGGCGAACTCGCACAACCTGGCCGCCGCGGCGTGGGACGAGGGGTTCTATGACAACCTGGTGGCTCCGGTGCCGGGTACGGACCTGGTCCGCGACGAAGGGATCCGGGCGGGGTCTTCGGCGGAGAAGCTTGCGGGGTTGAAGACGGTGTTCCGCACCGAGAACGGCACGGTCACGGCCGGGAACGCGTCCCCGCTCTCTGATGGGGCGTCCGCGGCGTGGATCGGTTCGGAGAACGCCGCGGGGATCCTGGGGCTGGAGCCGCTGGCGCGGATCGCGGGCCGGGGTGCGCACGCGAACGATCCGCAGTATTTCGGGTACGCGCCGGTGGAGGCTGCGAACAAGGCCCTCGCGAAGGCGGGCATCAGCTGGGAGCAGGTGGGCGCCGTCGAACTTAACGAAGCGTTCGCCGCGCAGTCCCTGGCGTGCATCAATGCCTGGGGGATCGACCCCTCGATTGTGAACCGGCACGGCGGCGCGATCGCGATGGGCCACCCCCTGGGCGCGTCCGGCGGCCGGATCCTGGGCACGCTGGCCCGGTCCCTGCAGGCCTCCGGTGAGCGCTGGGGCGTCGCCGCGATCTGCATCGGCGTCGGCCAGGGCCTCGCCGTCGTCCTCGAAAACGTCACCAACTGA
- a CDS encoding VOC family protein, producing MAYLRLHHVNVTSDDMHTLSDFYRDALGLPLLPSPKMIATTHAADAGVTDGNAEWEEGARFFEAGDPEELQVHATRRQAYLALQEGHTVNPLIGGHFAFRTDDIEAIKARLTEHNIPFDDWGIWSVEGWHQIFLTDPAGNMIEIHQVKETTE from the coding sequence ATGGCTTATCTTCGCCTCCATCACGTGAACGTCACTTCGGACGACATGCACACCCTCAGCGATTTCTATCGCGACGCGCTGGGCCTTCCCCTGCTACCGTCGCCGAAGATGATCGCCACCACCCATGCTGCCGACGCCGGCGTTACGGATGGGAACGCAGAATGGGAAGAGGGCGCAAGGTTCTTCGAAGCCGGCGACCCCGAGGAACTTCAGGTGCACGCTACCCGCCGGCAGGCGTACCTTGCCCTGCAGGAAGGTCACACGGTTAATCCCCTCATCGGGGGCCACTTCGCCTTCCGCACTGACGACATTGAAGCCATCAAAGCACGGCTGACCGAGCACAACATCCCGTTCGACGACTGGGGCATTTGGTCCGTCGAAGGATGGCACCAGATCTTCTTGACGGACCCCGCCGGCAACATGATCGAGATTCACCAGGTCAAGGAAACCACAGAGTAG
- a CDS encoding alpha/beta hydrolase → MSRLPDPTVAWKSPDTPDKPLVVLLHGRGSRETDILALADYLPTGYSCVAVRAPLTEGAGFAWFANRGIGRPVAESLAETTAWFEDWLETVAPAPRPVILVGFSGGAAFAGGLILKDPERFAGAAILHGTLPFDAGVPTTPGRLQSIPMFVAHGDADSVIPAELLKSTWSYLTEESGAQTTAVRSAAGHRIGRDDVTALTHWITEVGNSPTDRAEPSNAHKDFV, encoded by the coding sequence ATGAGCCGATTGCCTGATCCGACCGTTGCCTGGAAGTCTCCGGATACTCCAGACAAACCCCTTGTGGTTCTGCTGCATGGGCGAGGGTCGCGCGAAACAGACATTCTCGCGTTGGCCGATTACCTCCCCACCGGTTATAGCTGTGTGGCGGTACGGGCGCCCCTCACAGAAGGAGCTGGATTTGCCTGGTTCGCCAACCGTGGCATCGGCCGCCCGGTAGCGGAATCATTAGCTGAGACCACGGCATGGTTCGAAGACTGGCTGGAAACTGTCGCCCCTGCCCCACGGCCGGTCATCCTCGTGGGGTTCAGCGGAGGCGCCGCGTTCGCCGGAGGTCTCATCCTCAAGGATCCGGAACGCTTCGCGGGCGCGGCAATCCTTCATGGAACACTGCCTTTCGATGCCGGAGTGCCGACTACGCCAGGGCGGCTCCAAAGTATTCCCATGTTCGTCGCACACGGTGACGCCGATTCGGTCATACCGGCAGAGCTGCTGAAATCCACATGGAGCTATCTCACCGAGGAATCAGGCGCACAGACAACAGCTGTCCGCTCGGCCGCTGGGCACCGAATCGGCCGCGACGATGTCACGGCCCTGACGCATTGGATCACCGAGGTTGGGAATTCCCCAACGGACCGAGCAGAACCATCGAACGCTCATAAGGATTTTGTATAA
- a CDS encoding cysteine hydrolase translates to MDNIPLDLSRTALLLVDLQNDNVHPDGAFASFGAADHAAEQGLVPHVRQLLEWARSQSMPVIHNRIVFYPGGEFGGSNAPIFRMIGPESLKLGTWGADALDGLEARADEPVLIRNRMSSFNGTGLDMLLRNSGVTTVVVAGVWTNMAVEHTLRDAADHGYRPVLVTDAASSINADWHGAALTYALTNIAEFVTTDDVTGVAA, encoded by the coding sequence ATGGACAACATCCCCCTAGACCTCAGCAGGACGGCCCTGCTACTGGTAGACCTTCAGAACGATAACGTCCACCCGGACGGAGCCTTCGCCTCATTCGGCGCTGCCGACCATGCAGCCGAGCAGGGCCTGGTCCCCCACGTTCGGCAACTGCTCGAGTGGGCCCGCAGCCAATCCATGCCGGTCATCCACAACCGCATCGTCTTCTACCCGGGCGGTGAATTCGGCGGCAGCAACGCTCCGATCTTCCGGATGATCGGCCCGGAATCGCTCAAGCTCGGCACGTGGGGCGCAGATGCATTGGACGGCTTGGAGGCACGGGCGGACGAGCCTGTCCTGATCCGTAACCGGATGAGCAGCTTCAATGGCACGGGCCTGGACATGCTACTGAGAAATTCGGGTGTCACAACCGTAGTTGTGGCAGGGGTCTGGACCAACATGGCCGTGGAGCACACCCTTCGGGACGCTGCGGACCACGGCTACCGCCCCGTCCTCGTTACGGACGCGGCATCCAGCATCAACGCGGACTGGCACGGCGCCGCGCTGACATACGCATTGACCAACATCGCCGAGTTCGTGACCACTGACGACGTTACCGGAGTAGCAGCATGA
- a CDS encoding 2,3-butanediol dehydrogenase, with amino-acid sequence MRAAVYYGKNKLEIEDVPEPSPGEGQVKIKVSRNGICGTDLHEYYDGPIFIPPAEPHPLTGRCLPLTLGHEFSGVVTEIGRNVTDIREGDRVAVEPIYRCGECRPCRTGAYNLCNVIGFHGLMADGGMAEYTVVPSNQVHKLPDNVSLEMGALVEPMSVAYHAATMGEVNDQSRALIYGAGPIGIGLWFALRGMGLTEIDVVEPSETRRRSIEALGARTLDPKNQDVTALIADRTNGDGVDAAFDAAGVAPAVQSALECLGERRPLVSVAIYEKPLPTPLINLVLRERRIQGTICYTGADYSAVIDLMAKGHYKTTGWVEDVPLTGVIEQGFEQLRAGQKMKLLVDPTG; translated from the coding sequence TTGCGCGCAGCGGTCTACTACGGCAAGAACAAACTTGAGATTGAGGACGTTCCGGAACCATCCCCCGGCGAAGGCCAGGTGAAGATCAAGGTCAGCCGCAACGGGATCTGCGGCACGGACCTTCACGAGTACTATGACGGCCCGATCTTCATTCCACCCGCCGAACCGCACCCGCTCACGGGCCGCTGCCTGCCCCTGACGCTGGGCCACGAGTTCTCAGGTGTGGTAACGGAGATCGGCAGGAACGTCACCGATATTCGCGAGGGTGACCGGGTCGCCGTCGAGCCCATTTACCGCTGCGGCGAGTGCCGACCCTGCAGGACGGGCGCCTACAACCTGTGCAACGTGATTGGCTTCCACGGGTTGATGGCCGACGGCGGGATGGCAGAGTACACAGTCGTGCCTAGCAACCAGGTGCACAAACTCCCCGATAACGTGTCGCTTGAGATGGGGGCGCTGGTCGAGCCGATGTCGGTGGCCTACCACGCTGCCACCATGGGTGAGGTCAACGACCAGAGCAGGGCCCTGATTTACGGCGCCGGGCCGATCGGCATCGGCCTTTGGTTCGCCCTCCGCGGGATGGGACTGACCGAAATTGACGTCGTTGAACCATCGGAGACCCGCCGAAGGTCTATCGAAGCACTTGGCGCCCGCACCCTCGATCCAAAGAACCAGGACGTGACCGCCCTCATCGCTGACCGAACCAACGGTGACGGGGTCGACGCCGCCTTTGATGCCGCCGGGGTCGCCCCTGCCGTCCAATCAGCCCTGGAATGCCTCGGAGAACGCCGCCCGCTTGTCAGCGTGGCGATCTACGAGAAACCCCTGCCGACGCCCCTGATCAACCTTGTTCTGCGGGAGCGACGCATCCAAGGGACCATCTGCTACACCGGGGCCGACTACTCAGCGGTCATCGACCTGATGGCGAAGGGCCACTACAAGACAACCGGGTGGGTGGAGGACGTCCCTCTCACCGGCGTCATCGAGCAGGGATTTGAACAGCTCCGCGCCGGCCAAAAGATGAAGCTGCTGGTCGACCCCACGGGTTGA
- a CDS encoding NAD-dependent succinate-semialdehyde dehydrogenase — MKKYATVDPTSGNVVREFDSMTDDEVTASLARSHDAYRSWHTKDLVERCALLQRIADLHRQHSVELAKLMTLEMGKPISQATAEVELSAAIYEYYAKSGGTLLADEELDIAGAGRAVVRTAPIGPLLGVMPWNFPYYQMARFVAPNLLLGNTVLLKHASNCPQQALRIAEIIDAAGSPEGVYQNIFASSDQVADIIASPILQGVSLTGSERAGSAIGSLAGQHLKKCVLELGGSDPFLVLPSADIDKAASAAAAGRFGNAGQACTSSKRLIIEASIWDRFLEAFLAKAAEWQTGDPMSEDTRLGPMSSTQARAELAEQVDDAVSKGATVHLGALVPEGRGAYYPATVLSGVTPEMRAYREELFGPVAILYRVDSVDEAIDLANDSPYGLGSAVFTDDEKQAAYVTDRLEVGMVGINTTIKSAPDLPFGGVKSSGIGRELGKFGLNEFANKKLIRIV, encoded by the coding sequence ATGAAGAAATATGCAACTGTCGACCCCACCAGCGGCAACGTGGTGCGGGAGTTCGACAGCATGACCGACGACGAAGTGACAGCCTCCCTGGCGCGCTCCCATGATGCCTACCGCTCCTGGCACACGAAGGACCTTGTCGAACGCTGTGCCCTTTTACAGCGCATCGCCGACCTACACCGGCAGCACTCCGTCGAGCTCGCCAAGCTGATGACGCTCGAGATGGGCAAACCCATCTCCCAGGCGACGGCCGAAGTCGAGCTCTCCGCTGCCATCTACGAGTACTACGCCAAGTCGGGCGGGACGCTGCTCGCCGACGAAGAACTAGACATCGCAGGCGCCGGGCGGGCGGTGGTCCGCACGGCTCCCATCGGCCCTCTCCTCGGGGTTATGCCATGGAATTTCCCTTACTACCAAATGGCCCGATTCGTCGCGCCCAACCTGCTGCTGGGAAACACTGTCCTGCTCAAGCATGCAAGCAACTGCCCGCAACAGGCGCTGCGGATTGCCGAGATCATCGACGCGGCCGGCTCACCGGAAGGCGTCTACCAGAACATCTTTGCATCGTCGGACCAGGTCGCGGATATTATCGCGAGCCCAATACTCCAAGGCGTGTCCCTCACCGGATCGGAGCGCGCAGGCAGCGCCATCGGTTCACTTGCCGGACAACACCTGAAGAAGTGCGTCCTGGAGCTCGGCGGCTCCGACCCGTTCCTCGTGCTCCCGTCAGCCGACATCGATAAGGCCGCCAGCGCGGCTGCAGCCGGCCGGTTCGGAAACGCGGGTCAAGCCTGCACCTCGTCAAAAAGGCTCATCATTGAGGCTTCCATCTGGGATAGATTCCTTGAAGCCTTCTTGGCCAAGGCCGCGGAGTGGCAAACCGGGGACCCCATGAGCGAAGACACCCGTCTCGGTCCCATGTCCTCGACCCAGGCCCGCGCGGAACTCGCCGAACAGGTTGACGATGCGGTGTCCAAGGGCGCAACAGTCCATCTGGGAGCGCTCGTTCCGGAGGGCCGCGGCGCCTACTACCCGGCAACGGTCCTCTCCGGCGTCACACCGGAAATGCGCGCCTACCGTGAAGAGCTTTTCGGGCCCGTAGCAATCCTCTACCGTGTCGATTCCGTGGATGAGGCGATCGATTTGGCAAATGATTCGCCGTATGGACTCGGCAGCGCGGTGTTCACAGATGATGAGAAGCAGGCCGCCTACGTCACAGACCGCCTCGAGGTCGGCATGGTGGGAATCAACACCACCATCAAGAGCGCCCCCGATCTGCCGTTCGGCGGGGTCAAGAGCTCGGGAATCGGTCGCGAGCTCGGCAAGTTCGGACTCAACGAGTTCGCAAACAAGAAGCTCATCCGCATCGTCTGA